A DNA window from Helianthus annuus cultivar XRQ/B chromosome 15, HanXRQr2.0-SUNRISE, whole genome shotgun sequence contains the following coding sequences:
- the LOC110913894 gene encoding uncharacterized mitochondrial protein AtMg00810-like, whose amino-acid sequence MVTVRCVIGLSVQNNWTLYQLDVNNAFLYGNLREDVYMTLPDGLNVNQKGKVYKLNKSLYGLKQAPRMWNKRLVQTLVKIGFVQSKCDHSMFIKSDKSIFVVLLVYVDDIVLTGNCEHEINKIKSLLKNEFLIKDLGLLKYFLGIEVIKSNNGICLSQRKYCMDLLNEYGMSGSKPNSCPIDQNHVLTNLTSNNSKPVDPTQYQKLVGKLIYLSHTRPDIAYSVHYLSQFMHKTTEAHTQIAFKVLRYLKNAPGAGILFTKGTPFQLTAFADSDWAKCVDSRRSVTGFCILLGGSLVSWKSKKQSVVSRSSAEAEYRSMCSATCEILWLLNLLRELNGAVDIPVELKCDNTATLSIAANPVFHDRTKHFEVDLFFLREKIASGLIKTKGVKTEDQLADIFTKGLLPKTHSEMCKSLGMFNFFAHLN is encoded by the coding sequence ATGGTTACTGTTCGTTGTGTTATTGGTCTATCTGTCCAAAACAACTGGACCCTATACCAACTTGATGTTAACAATGCCTTTCTATATGGCAATCTTAGGGAAGATGTTTACATGACCCTTCCAGATGGTTTAAATGTTAATCAGAAGGGTAAAGTGTATAAGTTGAACAAATCTTTGTATGGGTTAAAACAGGCCCCTCGTATGTGGAATAAGCGTCTTGTCCAAACCTTAGTCAAAATTGGGTTTGTACAATCCAAATGCGATCATTCCATGTTTATCAAGTCTGACAAATCTATCTTTGTTGTTCTCTtggtttatgttgatgatattgtgCTAACAGGGAATTGTGAGCATGAGATTAATAAAATAAAGAGCCTTTTAAAAAATGAGTTCCTGATCAAAGATCTTGGTTTACTAAAGTATTTTCTTGGAATAGAAGTAATAAAATCAAATAATGGAATTTGTCTTTCTCAAAGAAAATACTGCATGGACTTATTGAATGAATATGGCATGAGTGGCAGTAAGCCAAATAGCTGTCCCATTGATCAAAACCATGTTTTGACAAATCTGACATCAAATAATTCTAAACCAGTGGATCCAACACAGTATCAAAAACTTGTTGGAAAACTCATTTACCTATCTCACACCAGACCTGATATTGCCTACTCTGTTCATTACCTATCTCAGTTCATGCATAAGACCACTGAGGCTCACACCCAAATTGCTTTCAAAGTTTTAAGATATCTCAAAAATGCTCCTGGCGCTGGAATCCTGTTTACCAAAGGCACCCCTTTCCAGTTAACTGCTTTTGCAGACTCAGACTGGGCCAAATGTGTGGACAGCCGAAGATCTGTCACAGGTTTTTGCATTTTGCTTGGGGGCTCTTTGGTGTCTTGGAAgagtaagaaacaaagtgttgtTTCTCGGTCCTCTGCTGAGGCCGAATACAGGTCTATGTGTAGTGCCACGTGTGAAATATTGTGGCTACTAAATCTGTTAAGAGAGCTTAATGGTGCTGTGGATATTCCGGTTGAGCTGAAGTGTGACAACACTGCAACGCTGTCCATTGCTGCTAATCCTGTCTTTCATGACCGGACTAAGCATTTTGAAGTTGATTTGTTTTTCCTAAGAGAGAAAATTGCATCCGGATTGATCAAAACAAAAGGTGTTAAGACTGAGGACCAGCTAGCTGACATATTCACTAAAGGCTTGCTTCCAAAAACTCATTCTGAAATGTGTAAGTCACTGGGTATGTTCAATTTCTTTGCACATTTAAACTGA